The nucleotide window AATATGCCTCAGTGAAtcacatttacatatttaattgaaTTGTAAATCATAGCTGTTGAGGTTTTCAGTGGTGTGAGGGATATTGAGTGTATTCTGTCCTATCTGGTCGGCTATTTGTGTGGACATTATTGATATAAAACCAGCGGTGACACTTGCATTCCTGCACCAACAGACAGATGAGCTTGAACTTATTTATAATTTACTGTTTAACTTCCATGATCAAGCACATGTTTAATAATATAATCTATGCAGCTAGTTTTAGGATACTTTAAAGCCATATAAGCTATAGAAACGCCGATTTTACACGACATTTTGTGAACACTTACTCTGTCTGCAGATCAGGCCGCTGAGTGACTGAATATTTTCCCGCATAAACTGATTGGCGCGACTATTCATTCATTatggtatgaaccgttataggggtggtcagatattatattatattatctattatctaatttaataattaacattatGTAAGAAACAGATCAAAGCAAACTATGTCTTAACAGTTTACAGCACTGATCCCTCCatcttgttttcttgttttgacgtCCTTCAGTGGGATAAGGTTAATTAGgggatcccccccccccccaatctttcctgtaattcgcaccctgtgtCTGATTTTTGTCCATCACTGTACAGTGACTCGTTTCTGATGactgtatttatattgcacataCAAAAAATCACTGTTCTGACAACATGAGTTCTCCATTactgtatttaatctgtttgcagggtttaatctttttttgacaagttgttttttTCTATAGTTTATGACAAAAAAGTAATCATTTGGCCATCATCTGTCAATCTAGGGCGGCTTTTCAAAATCAGTAATTATGTGTGATTTATGTAGGTGATGCAAtagattcagtcattcatttgcttttccgCTTactcccctttattaatcagggctcatcacatcagaatgaaccgtcaactattccaggtTAAGTTTTACAGCCAGTTGgtgtttgtggagtttgcatgttctccccgtgttggcgtgggtttcctccaaatgcttcactttcccccacagtccaaacacatgcactataggggaattgggcaaGGTAAGttgtccacagtgtatgtgtgtgattgagtgtatgggtgttacccagtgatgagttgcagctggaagggcatccgctgcgtgaaagatatgctggataagttggcagttcattccgctgtggtgaccccaggtaaactaagccaaaattaaaattaataaatgaatgaatgtcttgttAGAATTGAATATTCTTTGTTTTCTCCATTAAAGATGAAATTAAacgatttttaattattatttgttcaaAGGAAAAAATAGTGAGAGTGTAAATCGGCAGTAGTAATAAGgttaaatttataattttacagaAAGTTAAATGGACCGTCCCGCCAAAAAGCCACATTACAGACACCTCATAGACGGTTATTTTTTAATGAGTTTTTAAGATGTAAACATGTCTGTATATGTTTATACATGTCTATATAGGGTTAAACACGTCTGTGTAGGTTTAAACAAACCTAATATAAAAACGGTGGAGGATTTAAGAAGCTGACGAGCGTGAAACGCGTCATCACCGACCGTCTTGATGTAAAGCTCGCGGGCTCTTCAGTCAGGATAATCCGTGCGCGTTCGCGTGCCGTGTCCTCCTGCGCGCTCCCGCCTGCTGATTGAGGCTCCGGTTCTCCGGTCAGTTCTCCGGTTCGGCGATGGCGAGCGCGGGGCAAAAAGTAGTGCTGATCACCGGCTGCTCCTCCGGCATCGGGCTCGGGATCGCCGTGATGCTCGCCAGAGACAAGCAGCAGCGCTATTACGGTGAGTTATTAATTAACGGTTATTAACGGACTTCTGTTTGTGAACACCGCGGAGCCTGAACTGCAGCTATGATGAGCCTGTAAACATACTGCTTTACTGGAATAATGCTAATGATGATGAAGTAAATGAAGGATGCAGTGTTTTCCAGAACACGCAGGACACATGTCTCGATACTCAGAACACTTCAGCAGAACTCTGGACACTGTGAGCACAGCAGAGCTCTCTGTGGGCTAAACTGAGGATCGATGATCACTGTGTTTcggcattaaaatacattcatgaCTACATCTGACAAATCTCATCAAGTCTTTTCTCACTCAGACACAACAACTGCCCAAACTCTGTGTAACCTTACATACAGCACATGCTCACATACTACTGTTCTCAGAACTGTTCAACACCAGGTCATCATGCAGAACTGAAGAAGACAGCACAATTCTACAGCAGTATTTACTGAAACACATTAACACCTAAAAGCGCAGTTTAAGCAGCCAGATCAGCATTACTGTTGTGTCTGCATCAGTGGATGTGTGTAGACAAACTCCTGTATTGtggaatttaataaataaattcaggaCATAAAAGATTGAGGAGTTCTGCATCATGCCTGATTGATTCCAGTAACACATGCTGCAGTTAGAAACAGAGATGTGTGCTTGTTTTACACAGGAAAACACTTGTGTGTTTAGCTCATTGTTTTGTgggtgacagtgtgtgtgtgtgtgtgtgtgtgtgtgtgtgtgtgtgtgtgtgtgtgtgtgtgtgggctgtcAGCCTTTGCTAGTGTTCTGGAAGAATGACTTTATATATAGAATTGTGTGAAGAGTTCTGCAAAAGTGACCCGAGTATTGAGAAATGTGTCCTAGCGCCTGTAAAGCACCGTAATAAACGATGCTGATATAATAACCACTGATGACTGAAGGCCTTTCAGAACAGTTTGATTGCACAGAAAACTATATCAGTGCTCTTATatgtgttattattgttcatttgactGCTGATAGATCAGGTCAGATCTGACTAATGACAGACCTTCACTgacatatgagtgtgtgtgtgtgtgtgtgtgtgtgtgtgtgtgtgtgtttgtaagaatgtgtgtgtggatgcatgGTTGTACACGTGTGAGAGAGTCTGTGAAAggggtgtatgtgtgtttacGTGTATAaaagagtgagtgtgtatgtgtgtttacatgtgtaaGAGAGTGTTTATGTAAGTGTACATGTGTTAGAGATAGAGtgggtgtgcatgtgtgtgtttacatgataTTAACTGTGATTTGACACAGAGAACAGATGAAATCTCAGGAGGCTCAGCTGTAAAGGCTGAATATGAGTGATAATAATGCTCATCATCAGGCTGACAGGAAGATTTGTGAAAAcacagatgaagatgatgatgtcaaACGTGTAGAGCAGCGGGCAGCAATAAAGACCCCCTTATAATCTAAAGTCATCTCTGATCTGAATATCAGCAGAGTGCACATATAAActagtgtcagtgtgtgtgtgtgtgtgtgtgtgtgtgtgtccactgctGTTGTTTTGATGCTTGAGAGCATTGTTGGTTTGACCCGTGTGTCTTCTGAGCTGCCCTCTATCCCTGATTATAGCATTGAGTGAGTGTAACACACGTcagcacattacacacacacacactcacacacacacacacactcacacagacactcatTACATCATGTCACGAGAGTGATTATGGGTTTATGGATCATCACTGTCAGAGTCTTAATCTGTCAGTCGTCATCTGCTGAACTTACTGAACCTATACAGTACATGtgtgtcactgtgtgtgtgtgtgtgtgtgtgtgtgtgtatcagtgagTGGTGTGTGTGTCAATAAGAGGTGTGTACAGTGCACCTGGAGAGTATTGAAAGCACTTCACTTTCTCCACATGTgttcatgttacagccttattcctaaATGGAGTAAactgattgatttcctcaacattctacacacaatctccCATAATGACCATGTGGAGAAAGAGTTTCTGAAtttgttgcagatttattaagaataaaagctgataaatcacctgtacatcagtgttcacagtgTTTGGTGTGAAGCTATAAACTGAGCTCAGCTATTCTGTCTCCACTGGTCCTTCTGGAGATGttccagcagcttcattggagttcgcctgtgctcaattcagctgatggacatgatctgaaaaggctacagctgtctatataagggcccagggttgacagtgcatgacaaagcacaaaccaagcatgaagacaaaggaactgtctgtagacctcagagacaggattgtctggaggcagaaggctggggaaggtcacagaaacatttctgctgctctgaaagtgagcacagcggcctccatcatcagtcagtggaagatgtttaaccagcaggactcttcctagagctggccggccatctaagctgagtgatcaggggagaagagccttagtcagggaggtgatcaataacccgatggtcactctgtctgatctccagcattcttctgtggagagaggagaaccttacagaaggacaaccatctgtgcagcaatccaccaatcaggcgtctgtatggtagagcggccagacggaagacactccccgcctggagtttaccatctgcaggactctcagagcatcagaaactaaactctctgctctgatgagactcaaactgaactgtttggagtgaacgccaggcgttacgtgtggagaacagcaggcggcgctcatcagcaggctaacagcatccctacagtgaagcattgtggtgttggcatcatgctgtgggcgacgcttcatcttccagcaggacaatgacccaaagcacaccgccaaaatatcaatggagcggcacaacaacaactcggtgaatgtccttgagtggcccagccagagcccagacctaaatcctattgagcgtctctggagagatctgaaaatggctgcacaccgtcacttcccatccaacctgagagagcttgagaggtgctgcaaagaggaacgggcaaaCATTCCCGAAGACAGGTGTGCAGAGCCTGTGGCATCATATACAGAAAGTcttgtgaatactgatgtacatgtgattttacagctttttatttttaattaatttgcaacaatttctaaaaCATTGTCATTGtctccacattgtcattatgggggattgtgtgtagaatgttgaggaaatcaagcaatttaattcatcttggaATAAGACTGCAACATAAAGAGATGTGGAAAAAGTCGAGCGCTATCAagactttccagatgcactgtatgtggATCagtcagtggtgtgtgtgtgtgtgtatcagtctctaatccagcagtgtgtgtgtgtgtgttcagtcattGCTACGATGCGTGACCTGAAGCGTCAGGATAAGCTGGTGTGTGCTGCGGGAGACACTTACGGGAAAACACTGACGGTGTGCACACTGGACGTCTGCAGCAACGAGTCCGTCAGACAGTGTGTTGACAGCGTCAAAGACCGACATATAGACATTCTGAGtgagtgaaacacacacacacacacacacacacatacacacacacacacgcacgcacgcacacacacacacacacgcacagcctCCAGTGGATTGTGCTCATCCATGCTTAGGTTAGGATCACAGAATTAGAGATTTAGTGTTCAGGTTGACAGTTAATCTGAGCCACAGAAGGCAGACGCTCAACTGCACCAGCAGGGGTCGCCACACACACTTCCTCCAAACAGTCCATCAGTTTGTGAAGCTATCTGTTCAGATAATCTACagttgtgctgtgtgtgtgtgtgtgtgctgttactAACCAGCCGCTGAtcctgatctgtgtgtgtgtagtcaatAACGCTGGCGTGGGTCTGGTGGGCCCGGTGGAGGGTCTCAGTCTGGATGATATGATGAAGGTGTTCGAGACTAACTTCTTCGGTGCGGTGCGCATGATTAAAGAGGTGATGCCGGACATGAAGAAGCGGCGCTCAGGACATATCATCGTCATCAGCAGCGTGATGGGCCTGCagggtgagcacacacacacgcacacacacacgctcagtgTTCAGAGCTCATAAACACTCAGCCCTGTGCTGCTCTTCTTCTCAGGTGTGGCCTTTAATGACGTTTACGCCGCGTCGAAGTTCGCCATCGAGGGCTTCTGTGAGAGTCTGGCCGTGCAGCTTCTCAAGTTCAACGTCACGTGAGTCAGATCTCAGCATGGGTTCACACACACCTGCATCACAGTGACCTGCACAttgacagagtgtgtgtgatgAAGACGAGGGTGTGTCTTCATGCTGAACAGATTTGAGGGCTGGATATAGATCGATCTGCTTTGTTTTAGAGGTTTAGTGAAGGCCCTCAGGCTGAACACAGAATGACAGACAGCAGGAGGGATGCAGTGTGTTCTCCACTTCCTCTGGAGGAGACCCAGAGCGGATGAGCTGGCATGTTTACTCCTGTACTTACAGTCATCCGATTGTGGACAGATGGATGACACTTATCTAAGCAGCAGTGTGTGTCTGGTCTCTGCACACTGACGGCCCAAACTTTCATGTGTTTTTCTATATTCAAATCTGAAACATTAGTCACGCACACAAACCCTGCACACCGGGTCCAAAATAAtgcacaaaacaacacaaaatctgTGGTAGGGAAGATGATGTTGTCCTCCAGCTTAATAAAAGAGGAAATCTGGGGTCCATCCCATCCTCCCAtcattatcaaagagctgcgGGATCATCCAGACACATGCAGCTGTTATTTCAGGATGGCCACGGCTCAGCTTGTGTACTTCGCTAGCGATGCCAGGACCACATATTGAGAAAGAAGATCACCAAATTCTGTCAACCGATTGATCCTGCGCAGAGGCTGGCAGTTTGTCTAAGGTACCCAGACACACTTGTATGTCGTGTCTTTATATCCCATACTTTGCTTTTCATGAAAGACTTTGTATTGCGAGAGCAGGTAGACTAGTTCTCCAGCACCATTTTGGATTTTGCCTTTCACATGTACAGCAGCCCTGAAAACACCTCTCAAAACGTCTTTTTAGGGAACAAAAACCtggaaaaaaagaagacaaaTGTAACCCGATTCTGATTTGTTTATGAGGTTCAGAGGCAGTCTGGCAGTATGATTGACATACAGTGGCATAGTGGacaggcccgcagggcacgcactgCAGGgggcccgcgtgattaggggaCCCACGTTGTCgccattttcaataattgaaaatccggcgacctcaataatcaaactctagggaacaactgtggtcggaaccaaagttcacaggtctgtacgtgttctctgaactcctctcaagcgctggactacttcattctgattgcttgccgccgaaccgcgtcataccataaagttgacttgatttcaactctcctcgacgcccacacggGAGAAGATGCGCCGCGCTGttcctcgccgccggttctcgttaaaaatgaatgacttctggctactttgacgctctcaccgctttcggtttgtgatcgctcctcagtttgtgaaggcttcctcGCGTTGTCGCTCTACCCCGCCCCTTTCCCcactcctcaatttgtgatcacTTCCTGCTCCCcctcagtgatccctgcaggggggcctccgcattttgcgctacgccactgttgACATAATGTgaggttaattttatttttaacatgcaaACATTACAGACAAATATTTCAGATTCAGTGTGCTATAACCTTCAGCCTCAGACATCACGCCGAGCACTGCACAGACCTGTggctaacgccctattcacacgagGCGTCAGCATCAACCATTCACGTGAATAGGTGACGtcaggtgttgccgaactgcattgtggatccgtcagcgctgcttcagaggcgttgctcactgcagaagttgggacattcccaacttttcaagcgctgacggaagcgtcagccaatcagatcgctgtatgctaAAACAACAGCTCAGACAGTTgtcgattgctgactaatttaatTGGCTGACCCTGCTaggacgatcgcgtcagcccaaacttcagacacgccctctgtcacaCTTTTCTGGATAACACAGATCCTCAGTCGTCCACTGATTGGTTTAAAgatacaggatttctgtaagtCGAGTGTGCAGCGATCTTCATCAGCCCGTCTGGAAACACATCTGAGTGTATAAACAAGCTGTGATGCTGATATTGATAACAGTGTTCATGAATAAACATAACTTTCTGAGAGATTAGAGAATGAATGATGTGAAGCGGCGTCTCAGACTGTGATTCTGTAGACATTTACACAACATAAACacggcatgggatgataactgtttcaaggtataccgtggtttggtgaagtcaaggttttaaaactgccaaaaatttctgtaattccgTTCCTAAGGTGTGAGTACCGTTTTATTTatctgctttttttgtttttgtttttttagtatagcagtatctccagcagaaaagatctctaaagatgctgttttaaattgtaatgaaatcagggttttagaaactaatgaagacagcagaagacaATCATTTAACTATTTAGCCTGACacatttactgctccaaaatactttaaatgtttctcaaaataaaatatttggtttttgagttttcagtggtttcttgaagacagcgagtgactctgctgttctgatgcagttagggagttcattccaccaactgggcagattgaacgcgagagttcgcgaaagtgatatcttccctctttgggatgggaccacgaggcgacgttcattcacagaacgcaagtttctggagggcacatacatctgcagaagtgagagcagataagaaggagcaaagccagaagtcgctttgtaggcaaacatcagagctttgaatttgatgcgagcagcaactggcagccagtgcaaacggatgagcagcagagtgacatgtgctcttttagcttcattaaagaccactcgtgctgctgcgttctgaagaggtttgatagagttagctggaggcccggctagtagagagttgcaatagtccagtctggagagaacaagagcttgaacaaggagttgagctgcatgtgcAGTGGGCAGTTCTTGACCATTCAAAGCTCCTTCAGCCTGAGCTCTGTCTAAGAGAGTCTAGtgtgtatctctctctctgtgtgtcagCATGTCGATGATCGAGCCCGGGCCTGTACACACTGAGTTTGAGATGAAGATGTATGATGACGTCTCCAAGAAGGAGTATCCCAACACTGACCCAGAGACGATGCACCACTTCAGGACCTGCTATCTGCCCACCTCAGTCAACATTTTCCAGGGCCTGGGACAAACGCCAGAGGACATCGCCAAGGTCAGAAAGCACAAACAACTCTCCATTATAtccacaaacacaacagcagacacacacagctGGAGCAACACGAGATTATTCATTTGGAAAGTTCTAGTAACCAGAGTTGGGGAAAGTTACAGATAAAAACAGTGTAAAGACTTTTCCAAATTCTAAATCACCAGtctatcatattttctcattttactctgggacttcccGATTCCGGCAATCACCCCCTCCCTCTCTGTGGACTTGTTTGGTAACTATTAATCTATTTACTGTCACCAACAGATTAGATTTTGCACCTAAAATCGGAAAGTTAAGCTTTACAGCTCTAATTACGTGCCCTCCCAATATCAACCTTCTTCTGAAAGTAAATAACACGGCCCCTTATTTCTACCCCCTCCTGGGAGTTTATCATTTTAGCAAGCCAAATGTAATAAAAGGTATTGATCTCAGCCATACGCCAGGGACTTTAACCCCCGTAGCATTACTTTATATGGTCAGTAATCCATTATGTTACTTTGAGTTACTTTCccttacctggctgaggcttaaTCTCCTACACtcacttttaaaaagtaactcaaatactattactactatttttAAGTTATGCATTACTCATTACTTAGTAAAGTGTAGACGTAACTGGTGTTACTGTAATGCGTTGCCCCAACACTGGATATAACTGTATTATATCTGTATAGCGAATAACAGTGCGCTGATGATGTGACTGAAATCTCACCATCTCTGAAGGTCACGAAGAAGGTGATCGAGTCTCCGCGTCCGCCGTTCCGCAGCCTGACCAACCCTCTGTACACACCCATCGTGGCGCTGAAGTACGCAGACGACTCCGGCGACCTGTCCTTACACACCTTCTACCACATGCTGTACAACCTGGGCGGAGTCATGCACGTCAGCGTGAGGATCATGAAGGTGCTGAGCTTCAGCTGTATGAGGAGACGAGCCGTATCCCctgactaacacacacacacacactcacctgtggATGCTGGAGGAGAGAGCTGTATCACccgactaacacacacacacacacacatctgtggaTGCTGGAGGGTACGAGCCGTATCCCctgactaacacacacacacaaacacacacacccactcacacacacacctgaggatGCTGGAGGAGGTGAGCTGTATCCCCTGACTAACAGACACAGTTTCATATAGTATATGAAGCACTATATTAGTGTATATTTTAAGCAGATGAGACTTAGGACCAGATGATTtataaagtctgtgtgaaatctaaATTCACAATATATATTTGCTAGAGCatattagctgtgtttccatccaaagatgtgaattagacATTATTAAACTGAAATATCTGCTCATCATCAGTGATAAATCAGCATCTCCCTGAGTGCTGCACAGTAGAGCATCATCTCCTCAGCTGACTGAATTCAGTAAACGTGTTCTCATTGTCGTTTATACACATTTTCTATTGGATAAACGTTGATGCTACTCTGTTGTGTGCATAATCTTTTTTGAATGTGCATTTTGGCGTTTCCAGcaagcatttttaatgcacatatccaaaatgagcataaacaTGAGAGGATGGAAACAGCTGATGTTGTTCTGCAGGTTAACGATGAGCACAAGTGAATCCACTGAAACTGAAATGTTCGCTTTGGTTATCTTCAACCTGAGCATCTGCTTGGATTTGCTTTGTGACGTCAGCTTGACTACAGAAAAAATATTCGTAGCCACGCCCCCTTACCACTAGTTTACTACGACTCCGCCCCCAACTCAATAACATTCCATTTGGAAATATGTCAGCATAATGAAGCAAACATCTCAGCAACTCCTGATTCACTTTAAAGTCAAACTCATGTTCCTGTCATATAAAGCTGTTGATAAGCTCAGTGAGACTTCATAAAGCTGAGGAAGACTGTCTAGTGAAGCAGCAGTAGATCCTGAAGAACAGCGTGATAAACAGCTGATCTGTAGAACTGTCAATACATCAAATCAACATGAAGACAAATAAAGACGACTTGGCTTGAATTTCTCCTTGTTGTCATGTCACTTCACGGCTAAGGGCTAGTTATGTTCTGTACATGACCTTTACtaaagaattatttattatttccccaCCAAACGTTGTCACGAAAAATACAAGAAGGTTCGCTTTGAGGAAGCACGTCCACACTGCAGTGGTGTTAAACTCCTAATAACGCATTTAACATCCAACATAAAACCACACATTCACCATTTACATTTCTATTAGGGGAAACGCAGCTCGTCTTACCTGTAACCGccgattaatttttattattttactatataatAACATTTTAGAAGCCGTTTATCGCAAAAGTTTTTTCATGAGAGCTCCTGTCAGACTTCCCGCGCGCGCGCGCTCCGTGATGATTGACAGTTAACGGTTTTTTACGCCACGGCTAAATTATCTTGTTTAcatacattaaatattaaaattaaccaCAATTTGCTGAATGCGGAATGTTTAGTGAGCAATCGCCGGTCATTTGGTGAAGGGTTATTCTCTTGATTTTGCTAAGCTTCCTAATTAGGTGCAATTCTAGTTTCCATACTAACAATCCTTTtggtaaaaaataattatttaaacactttttttgtaCGTAATTCTATAACATGCACACAATGTCAACGACATTTTTGTTTCtaaaaagcctttatttattgtttattaaattatttcagtGGCGCTAGTGCACAATACACCAATTTTGACTAGCAGAGTGTAAAAGTTCAGTTATTGATGATCACATTAATCATTTAACCCTCAATATCTGATAGACATCAAGAAATCCCTGAATACTGAATCCATGATTATGAAAAATAGATTATTTAAACATACAGAAAAATACTGAACAGTGTTTCACTGAAATCATTCATCTTTATAAAGTCCATGTGCTGATGAGAACATCAAATATCCTTCCAGAAGGTTCAGATGTCCTCATGTTATGAATCTACAGGACATGTCCAGCTTCACCACCCCaaactttcattgtcttatttcCATTATAACTCAAACACACATTATTATAATGCAGAAACAAATCTCACTCTCAGGACTAATGTCAAAGTATTTCTCAATAATTCCCATTTTCCATGATGAAGtgtattgaaataaaatacagGTCTCATCTAAATGTACTTCATTACTTTAGTGCAGCGCTTAAACGAAAATCAAA belongs to Danio rerio strain Tuebingen ecotype United States chromosome 1, GRCz12tu, whole genome shotgun sequence and includes:
- the rdh8b gene encoding retinol dehydrogenase 8b; this encodes MASAGQKVVLITGCSSGIGLGIAVMLARDKQQRYYVIATMRDLKRQDKLVCAAGDTYGKTLTVCTLDVCSNESVRQCVDSVKDRHIDILINNAGVGLVGPVEGLSLDDMMKVFETNFFGAVRMIKEVMPDMKKRRSGHIIVISSVMGLQGVAFNDVYAASKFAIEGFCESLAVQLLKFNVTMSMIEPGPVHTEFEMKMYDDVSKKEYPNTDPETMHHFRTCYLPTSVNIFQGLGQTPEDIAKVTKKVIESPRPPFRSLTNPLYTPIVALKYADDSGDLSLHTFYHMLYNLGGVMHVSVRIMKVLSFSCMRRRAVSPD